The following nucleotide sequence is from Fibrobacter sp. UBA4297.
GATATTCAAGATAATCTTCCAGCCGAGGTGCATCACGTGGTCATAGCGGAAGCGCGGGAGCGTCCAGCGGACCCAAATCCAGACCCAGCAGAAGATGAGGCTCTTTGCCACAAGAACGAGCAAGTGGATGAGTGCCGTACCGACTGCGGTTGCAAAGCTACCGACAGCGAGGCCGTTCACCACGAAGTTTTCAGGATTGTAGAAGAACCAGGCGCAAACACCGAGAGCAATAAATGCTGCAGCAGCGACCCAAGCCACAATCTTGTAAAGCTTGTATTCCCTAAGGACTTCAAAGCGGTGTGTAAGATTCGTTGCCTTGAGCTTGCGGGAATAGCGGTAGATCATGTGGAGGAAAGCGAGAGCGATGAAAGCGAGTACGCCACAGAGAATGGCAAGGGAGCCACCCATGTGTTCCTGCATCGTTTCGGTCGTCACAAACGGAACTGCATAACCGCCAAGGAACAGCGTCGCAATGAGGAAGCTGTTGATGCAGATGTGCGAGTATTCGCCCATGTAGAAGAGACCGAACTGCATAGCACCATATTCCGTATGGTAACCGGCAACGAGTTCAGGTTCACCTTCGGCAACGTCGAACGGAGCACGGCCCGTTTCAGCAATGCTTGCAATGAGGAAGCAGAAGAATGCGACCGGCTGGGCAACGATGCCCCACACGTGATTTTCCTGCCACTGCACAATGTCCGTGAGGTTGAAAGAACCGGCGAGGAGCAAAATGCCCATGAGCGAAAGTCCGAGGCAGACTTCGTAGCTGATGGTCATGGAGCTCGTACGGAGAGCGCCCAAGAAGCTGTACTTGGACTTGGAAGCCCAACCAGCGAGCATGGCACCGTAAGCCGAGATGGAAGAGAAACCGAAGAGCAAGAGCACGCCCACATCGGAATCGATGATGGAACCAGCAATGCGCACCGTTTCGCCACCCCAGTCAAAGATCATCGGTCCAAACCACGGGATCACGCACGGAGAGAGGAACACGATAGCGAACGGGATTGCCGGAGCTACATAGTAAAGGAGCTTGTTCACGCCTGCAGGAGCAAACATTTCCTTGAAGAAGAGCTTCGTACCGTCGCACATGTTCTGCACGTAACCGAGCAAGCGGATCTTGCCGAAGTACGGGATCTTGATGTAGGAGCGGTTCGGACCCTGACGGTCTTGCATGAAGCCCGCGCCACGACGTTCCATCGGGATTAAAAGGAGGATGTAAAGGACAGGTACGAAGCAGAAAGCGAATTTCGCAATCGTAATTGCCCATTCAATCCAGGTTTTGGATTCAATAATATCCATTATGCGTTACCTCCCAGGAGCTTTCCTGTGCTCTTGATGGCATCATAGGTAATGTCGGCGAAAGCCGGCACGTATTCACGAGCCTTCTTGAAAGCTTCGCAAGCCGAATTGAACTTGTTGCCAGCCAAAGCGGAAATCACTTCGTAGGCCGGGGCAAGCTTTTCGTCCGGGCAAGTCGGAGCAGCAGAGAGCTTCTGCAAGATGTTGAGGCTGTTGACCATCGTGCCCTGGACTTCGCTCCAGTGGCGGATACCGAAAGCGACCTTGGCCTTCTTCGCGGTTGCGTCATCGAAAGCAGAAAGGGCAATACGGTTCGAAATCTTGTCGAGCGCCTTGGCAGCAGCAGCGTCTTCGCCGTAGAGGTCAGCATTCACCGTGATGAGGTTGCTGAATTCGCCTGCGCGCTTGAGGAGTTCTGCAACGTCAGCAAAGCCCATGAGCTGCATGCCTGCGCGGTTTGCCACCGGGTCACCGCTCTTGGCGATACCGTCCGGAGCGTTCACCTTGAGGAGGGAACCACCGAAGAGTTCAGCG
It contains:
- a CDS encoding complex I subunit 1/NuoH family protein, producing MDIIESKTWIEWAITIAKFAFCFVPVLYILLLIPMERRGAGFMQDRQGPNRSYIKIPYFGKIRLLGYVQNMCDGTKLFFKEMFAPAGVNKLLYYVAPAIPFAIVFLSPCVIPWFGPMIFDWGGETVRIAGSIIDSDVGVLLLFGFSSISAYGAMLAGWASKSKYSFLGALRTSSMTISYEVCLGLSLMGILLLAGSFNLTDIVQWQENHVWGIVAQPVAFFCFLIASIAETGRAPFDVAEGEPELVAGYHTEYGAMQFGLFYMGEYSHICINSFLIATLFLGGYAVPFVTTETMQEHMGGSLAILCGVLAFIALAFLHMIYRYSRKLKATNLTHRFEVLREYKLYKIVAWVAAAAFIALGVCAWFFYNPENFVVNGLAVGSFATAVGTALIHLLVLVAKSLIFCWVWIWVRWTLPRFRYDHVMHLGWKIILNIALINLVVTAVIAKLLGGN